Proteins found in one Panicum hallii strain FIL2 chromosome 4, PHallii_v3.1, whole genome shotgun sequence genomic segment:
- the LOC112891106 gene encoding phosphoglycerate mutase-like protein AT74H: MRPATLTDTYVEGTGTHHRYRILIPLLLPLFIFTDAMPSPCHHRQAKPAKPFSSSTPLPAYRRSMAPPPSKCRPARLMRCRCCEDTLGVPRRRAQHHQLQQFPELQLRLQDAPPPPRPRRIVLVRHGESEGNVDEAAYTRVPDPRIGLTAKGRRDAEACGRRLRDLFSSDRGADDWKVYFYVSPYRRTLETLRGIAHAFEPHRIAGVREEPRIREQDFGNFQDREQMRVEKENRLRYGRFFYRFPNGESAADVYDRITGFRETLRADIDIGRFQPPGEQSPNMNVVLVSHGLTLRVFLMRWYKWTVRQFEGLENLGNGGALVMQTGEGGRYSLLVHHTADELRAFGLTDEMLQDQLWQKTAKPGELNYTFMTNGQSFFDRFTNHTEYS, encoded by the exons ATGCGGCCGGCGACACTCACCGATACATACGTGGAAGGAACAGGAACTCATCATCGATATCGCATCCTCAttcctctgcttcttccacTCTTCATCTTCACGGATGCCATGCCATCGCCCTGCCATCATCGCCAAGCAAAGCCAGCGAAACCCTTCAGCTCCTCAACGCCATTGCCTGCATACCGTCGATcgatggcgccgccgcccagcaagtgccgccccgcgcgcctgaTGCGGTGCCGGTGCTGCGAGGACACGCTGGgcgtcccgcgccgccgcgcccagCACCACCAGCTGCAGCAGTTCCCGGAGCTGCAGCTGCGGCTGCAagatgcgccgccgccgcctcggccccgcCGGATCGTGCTGGTGCGCCACGGCGAGAGCGAGGGGAACGTGGACGAGGCCGCCTACACGCGCGTCCCGGACCCGCGCATCGGCCTCACCGCCAAGGGCCGGCGCGACGCCGAGgcctgcggccgccgcctccgggaCCTCTTCTCCTCCGACCGCGGCGCCGACGACTGGAAGGTCTACTTCTACGTGTCGCCGTACCGGCGCACGCTGGAGACGCTGCGCGGCATCGCGCACGCCTTCGAGCCCCACCGCATCGCCGGCGTCCGAGAGGAGCCGCGCATCCGCGAGCAGGACTTCG GGAACTTCCAGGACCGCGAGCAGATGCGCGTGGAGAAGGAGAACCGGCTGCGGTACGGCCGCTTCTTCTACCGGTTCCCCAACGGCGAGTCGGCGGCGGACGTGTACGACCGCATCACCGGCTTCCGGGAGACGCTGCGCGCCGACATCGACATCGGGCGCTTCCAGCCGCCCGGGGAGCAGAGCCCCAACATGAACGTCGTGCTCGTCTCCCACGGCCTCACGCTCCGCGTCTTCCTCATGCGCTGGTACAAGTGGACGGTGCGGCAGTTCGAGGGGCTCGAGAACCTCGGCAACGGCGGCGCGCTCGTCATGCAGACGGGGGAAGGGGGGAGGTACAGCCTCCTCGTCCACCACACCGCCGACGAGCTCAGGGCGTTCGGCCTCACCGACGAGATGCTGCAggaccagctgtggcagaagaCGGCGAAGCCAGGAGAGCTCAACTACACGTTCATGACCAACGGACAGTCATTCTTCGATCGATTCACAAACCACACAGAATATAGCTAG
- the LOC112891104 gene encoding homeobox protein BEL1 homolog, which produces MAVHHPHLLDFSPPPSTVAMEAPPPSFDHGQLLALHVDGSDDMLSLGGGLPTTAHRVLADDTAAWPPPQGAVSLSLCNYGTAGGSSSLFGHDQQQFAVPPAAVSLQAPNNHLPWPSVQPFQLRSSKYLDPVQDLLTDFCSLEVEGDLHAMNGVNKRAPKAAGKWEDVEPSWSSGLWGHPSLSSMDLLELERRKSRLLSMVEEVDRRYRRYREQLRAVEVSFEAVAGAGASQVYTRLALRAMSRHFRCLRDALVAQVRALRKAMGERQQDGYGGGGPAAAGATKGETPRLKVLDQRLRQQRAFQQHPGGIENYPWRPQRGLPERAVAVLRAWLFEHFLHPYPNDVDKHILARQTGLSRSQVSNWFINARVRLWKPMIEDMYAGEVKQQRSESEATTQNPTSAGDGVAVKAEHNATAGAMGGESHHHFRSATL; this is translated from the exons ATGGCCGTCCACCATCCGCACCTCCTCGACTTCTCGCCGCCTCCGAGCACGGTGGCCATGGAGGCGCCCCCACCCTCCTTCGACCACGGCCAGCTCCTCGCGCTCCATGTCGACGGCAGCGACGACATGCTGTCCCTAGGAGGAGGCTTGCCTACTACTGCACACCGTGTCCTCGCCGACGACACGGcagcatggccgccgccgcagggCGCGGTCTCCCTCTCCTTGTGCAACTACGGCACGGCGGGAGGATCGTCGTCGCTGTTCGGCCACGACCAGCAACAGTTCGCCGTGCCTCCGGCGGCGGTGTCGCTGCAGGCGCCTAATAACCACCTGCCGTGGCCGAGCGTGCAGCCGTTCCAGCTGCGGAGCTCCAAGTACCTGGACCCTGTGCAGGATTTGCTCACCGACTTCTGCAGCCTCGAAGTCgaaggggacttgcacgccatGAACGGCGTCAACAAGAGAGCTCCGAAAGCAGCAGGCAAGTGGGAGGACGTGGAGCCGTCGTGGTCCTCGGGACTTTGGGGCCATCCGTCTCTGAGCTCCATGGATCTCTTGGAGCTTGAGAGGAGGAAGAGCAGGCTCTTGTCCATGGTTGAAGAG GTGGACAGGCGGTACCGGCGGTACCGGGAGCAGCTGAGGGCGGTGGAGGTGTCGTTCGAGGCGGTGGCCGGAGCCGGGGCGTCGCAGGTGTACACGAGGCTGGCCCTGCGCGCCATGTCGCGGCACTTCCGGTGCCTGCGTGACGCGCTGGTGGCGCAGGTGCGCGCGCTGAGGAAGGCCATGGGGGAGAGGCAGCAGGacggctacggcggcggcggcccggcggcggcgggggcgaccAAGGGGGAGACGCCGCGGCTCAAGGTGCTGGACCAGCGCCTGCGGCAGCAGCGGGCGTTCCAGCAGCATCCGGGCGGCATCGAGAACTACCCGTGGCGGCCGCAGCGCGGCCTGCCGGagcgcgccgtcgccgtcctccGCGCCTGGCTCTTCGAGCACTTCCTCCACCCGTATCCGAATGACGTGGACAAGCACATTCTGGCGCGGCAGACAGGGTTATCCAGAAGCCAG GTTTCCAACTGGTTCATCAACGCAAGGGTGAGGCTGTGGAAGCCCATGATAGAGGACATGTACGCGGGTGAGGTGAAGCAGCAGCGATCAGAGTCAGAGGCGACGACACAAAACCCTACTAGCGCCGGCGACGGAGTCGCCGTCAAAGCTGAGCACAACGCAACGGCGGGAGCCATGGGAGGAGAAAGCCACCACCACTTCCGATCAGCTACATTGTGA